Sequence from the Erythrolamprus reginae isolate rEryReg1 chromosome 2, rEryReg1.hap1, whole genome shotgun sequence genome:
gcaattttatctgtgaaaagctcattaaaatcctcagcactagcTGCAAGGGTTCGTCACCCTCatattaaggagggagcgagtctaaacagggcagctgggtgagattctaccatttatttatttatgtattaaatttgtatgccgcccccctccatagactcagggcggctcacagcagtgatagaaacaatgtacaatacaaatctaataatacgaagttaaaaacccataatttaaaaaaacatgcacacaacacaccatacataaattatatagacctggggaagatatttcaattcccccatgcctgacggcagaggtgggttttgagacatttacgaaaggcaaggagggtggggccaattctgaactctggggggagttggttccagagggctggggctgccacagagaaggctcttcccgtgtcccgccaaatgacattgtttagttgacgggatccggagaaggccaactctgtgggacctaaccagtcactgggattcgtgcggcagaaggtggtcccagagatattctggtccgatgccatgaagggctttataggtcataaccaacactttgaattgtgaccggaaactgatcggcaaccaatgcagactgcagagtgttggtgaaacatgggcatacttgggaaagcccatggttgctctcgcagcttcattctgcataatctgaagtttccgaacacttttcagaggtagccccatgtagagagcgttacagtagtcgagcctcgaggtgatgagggcatgagtgactgtgagcagtgagtcccagtccagatagggccgcaactggtacaccaggcgaaccttggaaaatgccctccttgccacagctgaaagatggttctctaatgtgagctgtggtttgaggaggacacccaagttgcggaccctctctgagggggtcagtaattcccctcccaggataatggacggacagatggaattgtcttttggaggcaaaacccacagccactccgtctgatcagggttgagtttgagtctgttaacacccagccagaccctaacagcctccaggcaccggcacatcacttccactgcttcgctgactggacatggggtggagatgtacaactgggtatcatccacatactgatgatacctcaccccacgcccttgaatgatctcaccggGCACTCTGCTGAATTGTGTATAAGCAAATTTGGTAtttccccaagcaccctctgaaagctctctgggtccattaggtgtctggagcggaaccacctaatcagttccgcctccctgcaagGGAGAATCTTAACAGTTTTGAGGGTTTCATCACTTTATATTAAGGTTGTCTTCCTAGTATTGCACTCCTCTGGACAGAGGAGTGCATTGATATTGTTTctgtgatataataataataataataataataataataataatatattagatttgtatgccgcccctctccgaagccacTCTCCCAGCTCAAGAGTCTCTGCCCTGAGTGCCCTTACTTCCACTGGACCACTTTGACTTTGACATTCTTTTCGGTTCCTTTTTCAGGCCCTGGTACTTCTTCAGTTTCTCATGCTCCTTTTTCTTGATTGAGTTAGGActaaaggagaaacttcctaaggaTGTTTAAGGatggaggacaattaaccagtagaatagcttgccttcagaaattgtgggtgctttatcactggagatctttaaaaagagactggacaacaatttgtctgaaatataGGTATAGGGCTGGAGGCTTGAGCAGGaggctgggctagaagacccacaaggtcccttccggctcgattctgattgattgattgatgttgcTGACTCTTAGTATCATTAAATTTATCACCACTGCTACCTGATCCTTAATTCCACAATGTCTAGTTGAAGCCTGGAGAATCTGAGATGTAACTTTTGGAATTTTTGCAATTACTCTGATGTTGCATTGGATGGACTGATGTTGGGGTGTTGGACTACTGATGTTGCATTGGACTGATTTTGGGGTGTTGGACTATTGATGTTGCATTGGACTACTGATGTTGCATTGAATGGACCGATGTTGCATTGCATGGACTGATGCTGGGGTGTTGGAATGTCAACTCATAGGAAGATTGGCAAATGTCTTCAACTTGTGAATCATTTTCCTCACTGTAGAATGatgaattttaaattgtttggaaATTGTTTTATAACCTTTCACAGATTGatggggggaaattgcttctctgAAATCACAGCACATGTATTTCCTCTTTGGCATTGTGGAAACAAGCCCACCGGGCTTCTCTATTTTGACTTTCTTtttgtaaaatagaatagaatagagagttggaagggaccttggagttcttctagtccaactccctgcttagtcaggaaactcTAAACTATATCAGACAAATTAATGATGCCATGATTATGTCATGTGTTGTTGTTTATCTGAGATTGTATTTACCTAGTTTTTAAGAATTGCAACCACTGTAAACTTGTTGATATGTATAAgactgttgactcagccttgagtGAACCTATGCTGGCTATTAATGAAGTTAATATAATAGCCAGTGTTCAGAAAAGGCTGCTTTAAAGTGTatttgtagtacagtggtacctcgacatacgagtttaattcgtgtcAGAGCCAACCTCGTATGtggatcaattcgtatctcgaaccaatgcatttagatttggcttttcacccggagataactggaaaaaaatggaattctttcgccacctagtggatgctcggctcatatcccgaatttaagTGCGTGtgtagaacagaaattttgcttgcctctccgctcgtaacttggaatactcgcatgtggagcagctcgtatctagaggtattactgtagtttgaTGACtactacaaacatagaaacatagaagactgacggcagaaaaagacctcatggtccatctagtctgcccttttactatttcctgtattttatcttacaatggatatatgtttatcccaggcatgtttaaattcagttactgtggatttcccaaccatgtctgctggaagtttgttccaaggatctactactctttcagtaaaataatattttctcatgttgcctttgatctttcccccaactaacttcagattgtgtccccttgttcttgtgttcactttcctgttaaaaacacttccctcctgaaccctatttaaccctttaacatatttaaatgtttcgatcatgtccccccttttccttctgtcttccagactatacagattgagttcattcagtctttcctgatacgttttatacttaagaccttccaccattcttgtagcccgtctttggacctgttcaattttgtcaatatctttttgtaggtgaggtctccagaactgaacacagtattccaaatgtggtctcaccagcgctctatataaggggatcacaatctccctcttcctgcttgttatacctctagctatgcagccaagcatcctacttgcctttcctaccgcccgaccacactgctcacccattttgagactgtcagaaatcactacccctaaatccttctcttctgaagaagaaagctactaagaaagctcattactAGTCTTTAATTAGTAAAGTAAGATTTGTACAGACTGTGTGTGCTGCATTCTTTGTGGTCTGTAACTGGGGTAGGCAGGGATGGTATCCCATGAAATATTCTGCCCTAGAGGCGAGGCATGACTCCACTCATGTGGCCTTCTGAAAAGGAATCAAAACATGACTGTGTGGTCTCATGTGGTGAGCTCAAAGAAGCATGTAGCATAtgtctgcttttttaaaaggaacaataatgtagcaaaaatatttttggcaTTATCTGCCATTATGAAGACATAGCAAAAgtaaatttctattttattttggacAACGAATGTTCTTTTGTATTCAGGTCTggtcttaaaaaaataataaagcacttGGGGAAAAATATGAAACCAACAAGGCCAGCACTGgaagccaagatggagaagacctgtaCAGCCACCATATACTTCCCCTTGGTGCTCAGATAGGTAGGAACAAAGGATATCCAGACGCTGCAGAAGACAAGCATGCTGAAAGTGAtgagcttggcttcattgaaggccccaggtaGATTCCTGGCCAGAAAAGTCACCATGAAGCTGATGctagccaggaagcccatgtagctaaGAGCAAGGTAGAACATCAAAACAGAGCCCtgattgcattgcaggatgatcccTGCAGATTGTGAGTACATATCTGActcagggaatgggggagaggTGCTCAACCAGATGCTGCAGAGGACGAGTTGTACAACAGAAAGTGAAAGGATGATAGAATTGGCAAGGCTTTTCCCCAGCCATCTCTGTACTTTACTTCCTGGTTTTGTAGCCAAAAATGCTAACGCCACCATGACTGTTTTTGCCAAGATAGTCGAAATGGCAACTGAAAAGATGTTGCTGAATGCTGCTTGCTGGAAAAGGCAACTGGCTCTCCTTGGTCGGCCAATGAATAGGAAGGAGGTCAAGAAGGAAAgcaggagagaaaggaggaggatgtaggagagatcTCGATTGTTGGCTTTGACTATGGGAGTTTCTTTGAATTTAATGAAGATTCCAAAGACCAAGCCTGTTACCAAAGAGCAGAACAAGGCAAAGGAAGCTAGTATGATCTCCAGATTTTCTTGATATGATAAGAATGTTTCAATCTTAGGTATACAGATATCTCGGTTGGTATTTGGATGCTGATCTGCTGGACATTTGGTGCATTTTACAGCATCTGAAAAGAGCAAGATTAACATCTACCTCAAATGACATTTTTCTATTGGACTGGAGTTTTGGGAATTTTTCCATCAGCTGGCGTTAAACAGGTGATTTTGTGGATTCATATAGTGAGAAAGGGTCTATGCTGAAATGCTTAGGAAATTTAAATAGTGTAACCCAGAATGACAAATACCAAAATCAAAGATTTGCCACAAATTCCTAGGATGAACTTTGTCTATTTTTGGACACCGTATTATTTGCAAAAGACTATGGGCTACCTTTTACAGTAAAACCTGATCTGATTCTTTTAAGAAGGAAGATAATTCACGCACACAAAAATTAATAATCAGCGATTTCTTTTAATTTGTAGACTTGCTTCTGGGGAGCCCCTTTATTAAATTCTCCTTGCAAAAAGCAATGCTCCTTTCCACTTAGAACAAggagattaacagattaacagagttgggagggaccttgtaggtcattctagtccaatctcccacTCAGTCGGAAGACCTTGCACCATTTCTGAcctctctagattcctaagaggtcactaaggggcgtgcataagtgcaccagcatgccttccatcccctgtcctaattgtTTCTCTAAATGACAGTCGAATCTCTTCTTGAAATTCTCaattgatgaagctcccacaacttctaaaggcaacttctgttccattgattgattgttcttaATGCCTATCAAAACAATATTTCCAGATTAATATCAGGTTGTACcatcctctcccttttctttgccATGACTCACCTTTTGTGGTGGAGATGGTTCCTTCTGCACAAGGAAGACAATCGTAGCAGCAGATGGGCCTCCCTTCCAGAGCCACCTTCATGAATCCAGGAAGGCAGCTTTCCACACACCTGGAAGGAGGAAAGGGctgaggagagagaggaaaaatacACAGAAAACGAACTTATTGCACAAGAGAAAGGCTTTTGTGATCTCCAGTTGAAGATATAGATATGACTAATGAGAAGCTAATACACAATGTGAGGTTTATCAAACTATTTGAAAAACatattccttctctctttctgttcCTTCCAATGTTTTCTACACACTATAGACtttcattttaaatttagatATGAAATTTATCAGGGAAATGTAGGACAGGTTCTTTGGTTACTTATTCTAGGTTACTTGACTAGCTCAATCTACCCTCCTTTCCACAGATTCTGTGATGAGGTTGTATGAAAATCAAAGACTGTTTTTCATGGTCATCTGAATCACTGATAAAGAGGTTTGTTCTTTTGAGAGCATGATTAGCTGATGTGGAAACTCATCCCACTACActtcaaaaaaaaagaactgcagaaaaagcaattgctgccaacctgccttccattgaggacctgtatactgcacgagtcaaaaagagggcggggaaaatatttactgacccctcacatcctggacacaaattgtttcaactcctacccactacacaccaagacaactagacacaagaatgccatcactctgctaaacaaattattccctcaacactgtcagactttctactaaatctgcacttctattctactagtttttctcatcattcccatcacccatttcctcccatgttgactgtatgactgtaacttgttgcttatatcctaagattttttattaatattgcttctttgttgcttatttgacccctatgacaatcattaagtgtcgtaccacatgattcttgacaaatgcatattttattttatgtacgctgagagtatatgcaccaagacaaattccttgtgtgtccaatcacactcggccaatacaattctattctattctaaatgtaaTCCTGTGTTTGTAATTTTTGGTGGAATAAAATAATTATCAGTCTCACCTTGTTCAGCTTTTCCACTTGTGCAATACACTCCTGGTCAATGAATTTTTTCAAATCCTGGGATGCCTGGTTTTTTAGACTTCCAGATTTCATTCTCTTGATAGATCTGTTGGGACAAAAGACCCAGTTCACAATGTCCAGGTCAGCTGTCAGATCTCCTTCCTCATCCAAATATACACCATCCATGGAATTATTGTGAAACTGGGGGCTTTGGAGGAAGGAATGAaactggaaaggaaaggaaaggaaaaaaaacatttttttgaaaAGATTCCCCTagtcttctgtctctctctgtctatctgtctgtctctgtttctctctgtatgtcattatctttgtctctctctctctctgtttccctctctcttccctccccaaaAACAGGTCCTACTTTGAGTTTTCAATTTGGTTAGGATAGTATCAATAAACCTAGGAATAATAACAATTGCTAACATAATGTTTTATGATGACATGatcgacatgatcgaaacatttaaatatgttaaagggttaaataaggtccaggagggaagtgtttttaataggaaagtgaacacaagaacaaggggacacaatctgaagttagttgggggaaagatgaaaagcaacatgagaaaatattattttactgaaagagtagtagatccttggaacaaacttccagcagacatggtagataaatccacagtaactgaatttaaacatgccgggataaacatatatccatcctaagataaaatacagaaaatagataaaatacagaaaataagtcggggaactccaccgccagcccggccacctcctcgagcagcacaggcagggctgttgacacgcagctgggaggcaggtatgtgagtaacaagcccacctgaacccctaagtccaacttcacaagaagGGACTCAACCTGAAATCTCTGGGGCAacgagtccacgcaggcaaaggttctccttggctacaatagccactcctcccccccttccctggggttgcggCTGATGCCATACCCGAAACACAGCTGGGTATATTttcgagagaggaactcctccctctgggcccagccaggtttcggtcacacatgcctcctcatccaggatcaaatcccgtaTCGTGGCCAAAAAACAGATATtagaaaatatttgaatgaaTGAGATAAAAGAATGGTTGAACAACCAAGATATTGAAGCATTTTCTTTGGAAACATTAATGATAAAAAAGAGAGTCTTGCTAAAAGCAGGATCAGCAGGTATTGATAGGAAAATGAATTGATTGGAATTTTATAATTGAATTGGACAGAATTTTATGATAACTAATTTTTttggaattacagtgttccctcgattttcgcgggttcaaacttcatgaAACATTTATACCacggattttcaaaaatattaattaaaaaatactttgcggttttttccctatacagtaCCAGGGTTTTTCtggcccaatgacatcatacgtcatcgccaaactttggtccgcctttaataaatattttttttaataaactttaataaataaacatggtgagtaataatctaaatggttgttaagggaatgggaaattgcactttaggggtttaaagtgttaagggaaggcttgtgacactgttcatagccaaaaataatttacttccgcatctctacttcgcggaaattcgactttcgcaggcagcctcggaacgcatcccccgcgaaaatcgagggaacactgtataacctaGGTATCCACTTACAAAACTGATTTCCATGTGCAGCAGAACAATGATAGAAAACAGTTACCTGCCACACCTTCAGCCTTGGATCTTTTCCGTTCATGCTCCTGTTCTTCACTGATCTCTTGAACAGGTGTATATAAGCTGAATGTAAGGCCCTTCCCACAGCCCAGACGGTGTTGTAAATGAGATAGCTGTCTAGAGCCAGAACCTGATCAATCTCCTCTTTCCTCAGAGCCTCCAGTTCTTCTGTCTGTCTGCACGGTCTCCAGACTTTCACTGAAAAGGCATCCTTAGTGGAGGAACATCTAAAGATGTTCTTCACAAAGTTATGCATGGATGTATGAAAGAGATCTAAAGCATCATAGTTTGCCCATTTCTTCTTCTGTATTAGAAAGGAAAAAATGCCAGCCAcgtatttaaaagaaaagatactaagTATCAAATCAATACTGAGATCCCAGTGAGCTTTGGTGATCCAAACTTTTTCTACAATGGgttctggaatgtgttgaagtaaaACTTGCACAAGCATCATTCCTACCTGGAATGAACTAGTCTCTGAACCataaacaaagacattgacttctCTCcacttgtaattttttttaaatggaatccACATGTAAGCCGCATTTAGGGGAAAGGTTTGATGTATAACTGCACAAATACCATCCCTTAACATTAAAGAAGACATCGTCCTCATGAACCTCTCCCCATGGTCAGTTTCCGGAGCAAGGAGACCAACCAAGGTCCACTGGAAGTAGAGGAGAAGCTGGACTATTCCTGGGTACTGAACTCCTTCAGCAGGGAGCATCGAGTAGAAGAAAGGAAACTTAGTTTTATCCTTCAGGATCTGGGAAGCAAGACTGTAACTGATCTGAAAGGCATAGAAGATGGTGGTATTTTACATTTCACAAGTAAAATGCAATTTCACTCATTTCCAATATCAAGCTCTTCTTTCATTTATTGGAGAGGATCTCTGATggaaaatgtatttatctttaatttttttttaatttttttaaaattgaaatatataGTTTAAAAACAGAACACATAAACACTTAAGAcaattatacatacacacatgaaaaaagaatatgtatgtatgtatgtatgtatgtatctatctatctatctatctatctatctatctatcatctatctatctatctatctatctatctatctatctatctatctatctatctattggatttatatgccacccctctccaaggacacggggcggcttacagcatgtaaaggaaacaatataaatatcctaaatccaattaatttaactcattaatctaacattaaaaatcatGCATTCCCATTCCAATAACAGACATGTATTACTTTAATCAGCCAGGGGCTAGAATCTAGTAGCCCAaagtctggtggcatagatgagtcttcagactcttgtggaagttgaggaggtcagctgtggatcaaagtggatacccaagttgtggaccccttctgagggggtcaaaagtcctcCCCCGAGTGATGaacagacagatggacatgtccttgagAGACTGAACCCACAACCACTTGGTCTTgtagggttgagtctgagcctgttaacacccatccaaaccttAACAGCCTGAGatactggcacattacttccactgtttcactgaGTTGAcaacagggtggagatgtatagttgagtatcatcagcatattgatggtaactcacccatTGCCCCCGGATGATCTCAACCAgcaatttcatgtagatattaaacagcagggaggagaggaccaacccctgaggaaccccgcaagggagggacctaggtgTCTACCTCTGACCTCCCATTAACATCAACTTTAACTGACTGGAGAGGTGAACCACCATAAAATAATGCCTTTCACTCCTAActcctccagctggcacagaaggataccatggtcaatggtatcaaaagccgctgagaggtcaagaagtacctggctgctgagggcctagataatcgctCCATCCAAGGACCGTtagagctggagcaacaccaccttcccaacaaccttctccataagGGGAAATTGGAGACAagacgatagttgttaaatacagctggatccagggaaggctttttgaggaggggaaACACAATTGCCTCCTTGTAGTGAGCCAGAAAAGACCCCTCcatcaaagaagtgttgacaatctcttggactcagctccatgtcacctccctgctggctgaaaccagccaggagggacatgggtccaacaaAAAGGTggtggagctcacagctcccatgacCATGTCCACTTTGTCAGACTCCTTCCACACAACAGGATTAAGACaagcccctgtcacctcgactgactcattgtcagcccaCACTACATTCCAATTAGAGTCAAGGTCTATCCGGAACTGGgcgattttatctgcaaaaaacttattaaaatcctcagcactaccctgcaaggattCATCACACCCCCACACCCCTGGTTAAGGAGGGTGTGAGTCATCCTGAATACGGTGGCTGGGTGGGATTTTACAGTGCAATTAAGGCAACATGATACATGCATCTTGTCGCCCTGAGCACTATAGACAGAAACTGccttggttgcactgatggatgatctctggcaggcctgggataagggtttatcctctatcctggtgtttcttgacctctcagcagctttcagtaccattgatcatggtatccttatgaaccagctggagaggttgggagtgacAGGCACCATTTTAGgttggttttcctcctacctctctggttggtcacagttggtgttagtagggggtcagaggtcaactctgAGGTCCATCCATTGTGGGgctcctcaggggttggtcctctccccccctgctgtttaatatctacatgaaaccgctgggtgagatcatctgaggccatggggtgagttaccctcagtatgctgatgacactcagctatacatctccaccccatgtccactcagtgaagcagtggaagtaatgtgccagggTCGggaggctgtaagggtctggatgggttgagtttgagtctgttgacatccatccaggccccagcagcctccagacaccggcacatcacttccactgctttattgactggacgtggggtggagatgtaaagctgggtatcatctgcatattgatgatacctcaccccacgcccttggatgatctcacccacaatattgtccccacaatcgggttcctcattttacccacctcagaagtcgTATGATTTAAAAGTGTTCCCACTTTTAGACATACCTGAGGGATTTTGTAGGTGCCTAACATGCtggacatctggatggagatgccAGTCTCAGCTTCTTCCTGAATAGCCACTGTGTTTCTCTGCCTTCCACACCTGTAATTGGGCACGTTGGCCTCCCCATCAGAAAGCAGGTCCAGCAAAGCCTCTGAAGTCATTTCTATTCTGAAGAAATTTTCATAGATATTATAACCCAGGGTGATGTTGGGTAAAAGGTGGTCATCAAGGTTGATGTCCTCAGTGGCAAGAATGAAGGGCACAAATTTCCAATAATGTTTCATTGCTTTTCTGCAGATACAAACATGTAagtgaaaataatatttaatttttcttccaTTAAAATCTTTTTAATCCACTCATTCAGAATGACCTCCAAACAATGTGCAATATTCAAATATAttataatagaaaaaaaataaaaataatgatgatgaacaatgatgaaactgcatacagatgggtatgacacttaatgattgtcatagggatcaaataagcaatgaagaagcaatattaataaaaatcttaggatataagcaacaagttacagtcatacagtgaacatgggaggaaatggctgaaaggaatgatgagaataactaggagaacagaagtgcagatttagtagaaagtctgacagtgttgagggaattatttgtttagtagagtgatggcgttcggaaaaaaactgttcttgtgtctagttgtcctggtgtgcagtgctctgtagcgacgttttgagggtaggagttgaaacaatttgtgtccaggatgtgaggggtcagtaaatattttccccgccctctttttgactcgtgcagtatacaggtcctcaatggaaggcaggttggcagcaattgctttttctgcagttctgattgtcctctgaagtctgtgtcggtcctgttgggttgcagcaccaaaccagacagttatagaggtgcagatgacagactcaatgattcctctgtagaactgtatcagcagctccttgggcagtttgagcttcctgagctggcacagaaagaacattcttcgttgtgcttttttgatgaggttttgatgttaggtgaccattttaggtcttgagttatgatagaacctagaaatttgaaggtctctactgttgacacTGTTGATAGAACAATAGgatggatattgaaagacaatatgatcagttggtgcaaaaattttggcaaagagat
This genomic interval carries:
- the LOC139159113 gene encoding vomeronasal type-2 receptor 26-like, with protein sequence MTSEALLDLLSDGEANVPNYRCGRQRNTVAIQEEAETGISIQMSSMLGTYKIPQISYSLASQILKDKTKFPFFYSMLPAEGVQYPGIVQLLLYFQWTLVGLLAPETDHGERFMRTMSSLMLRDGICAVIHQTFPLNAAYMWIPFKKNYKWREVNVFVYGSETSSFQVGMMLVQVLLQHIPEPIVEKVWITKAHWDLSIDLILSIFSFKYVAGIFSFLIQKKKWANYDALDLFHTSMHNFVKNIFRCSSTKDAFSVKVWRPCRQTEELEALRKEEIDQVLALDSYLIYNTVWAVGRALHSAYIHLFKRSVKNRSMNGKDPRLKVWQFHSFLQSPQFHNNSMDGVYLDEEGDLTADLDIVNWVFCPNRSIKRMKSGSLKNQASQDLKKFIDQECIAQPFPPSRCVESCLPGFMKVALEGRPICCYDCLPCAEGTISTTKDAVKCTKCPADQHPNTNRDICIPKIETFLSYQENLEIILASFALFCSLVTGLVFGIFIKFKETPIVKANNRDLSYILLLSLLLSFLTSFLFIGRPRRASCLFQQAAFSNIFSVAISTILAKTVMVALAFLATKPGSKVQRWLGKSLANSIILSLSVVQLVLCSIWLSTSPPFPESDMYSQSAGIILQCNQGSVLMFYLALSYMGFLASISFMVTFLARNLPGAFNEAKLITFSMLVFCSVWISFVPTYLSTKGKYMVAVQVFSILASSAGLVGFIFFPKCFIIFLRPDLNTKEHSLSKIK